One region of Immundisolibacter sp. genomic DNA includes:
- a CDS encoding WD40/YVTN/BNR-like repeat-containing protein — protein sequence MNICLSPGGGSVYDSPAWSGRLLVGTQGGVVELEELSDSWREVGRGLTEHHVCALIAEPVSGNYYAGTHDAGVFVSPDGRHWQPASKGLEHSNVFSMTSVRRPDGKVRLYAGTEPAALFESRDFGESWQRLTGLEATTGRDGWMFPAPPFVAHIKQIAVDPQDANAIYICVEQGGLYSSRDAGQTWIEHTAGMPNDAHRVLLHPTRSGRLFLANGFFFNRSDDSGKTWFEMKEQTRKIGYADPLVYHPRRPETMFVSGAFATPDTWVKGSADVSIARSRDGGDSWQYARGGLPAEIRPSVEAMCLEAMGDACRVFIGNTDGEVWMTQDEGEQWRRIGAGMPPVSKCFHADLINGKLDLTEVRIPDEIRALMEQMVQRPA from the coding sequence ATGAATATCTGTCTTTCACCCGGCGGCGGCAGCGTTTACGACTCACCTGCCTGGTCCGGCCGCTTGCTGGTCGGTACCCAGGGTGGCGTGGTGGAACTTGAAGAACTGTCTGACAGCTGGCGAGAAGTCGGCCGGGGCCTGACCGAACACCACGTCTGTGCCCTGATAGCCGAGCCGGTCAGTGGCAATTACTACGCCGGTACCCACGATGCCGGGGTGTTCGTAAGTCCGGATGGCCGGCACTGGCAGCCGGCCAGCAAGGGTCTTGAACACAGCAACGTGTTCAGCATGACCAGCGTGCGCCGCCCGGACGGCAAGGTGCGGCTGTATGCGGGTACCGAGCCGGCGGCGCTGTTCGAGAGCCGGGATTTTGGCGAGTCCTGGCAGCGTCTGACAGGCCTTGAGGCGACCACCGGCCGGGACGGCTGGATGTTCCCGGCGCCGCCGTTCGTCGCCCACATCAAGCAGATCGCCGTCGACCCGCAGGACGCGAACGCCATCTATATCTGCGTCGAGCAGGGTGGTCTGTACAGCAGCCGCGACGCCGGCCAGACCTGGATCGAACACACCGCCGGCATGCCTAACGACGCCCACCGCGTGCTGTTGCATCCAACCCGAAGCGGTCGCCTGTTCCTGGCCAACGGCTTTTTTTTCAATCGCAGCGACGATAGTGGAAAAACCTGGTTCGAGATGAAAGAGCAAACCCGCAAGATTGGCTATGCCGACCCGCTGGTCTACCACCCGCGCCGGCCGGAGACGATGTTTGTCAGCGGCGCCTTCGCCACGCCGGACACCTGGGTCAAGGGCAGCGCTGACGTGAGCATTGCCCGTTCCCGGGACGGTGGCGACAGCTGGCAGTACGCCCGTGGCGGGTTGCCGGCGGAAATCCGTCCTTCGGTCGAGGCCATGTGCCTGGAGGCCATGGGCGATGCCTGCCGGGTGTTCATTGGCAACACCGACGGCGAGGTCTGGATGACACAGGACGAAGGTGAGCAGTGGCGCCGGATCGGCGCCGGCATGCCGCCGGTGAGCAAGTGCTTTCACGCTGACCTCATCAACGGCAAGCTCGACCTGACCGAAGTACGTATTCCGGACGAGATCCGGGCGCTCATGGAGCAGATGGTGCAGCGGCCGGCCTAG